From the genome of Cryomorphaceae bacterium:
ACTAATGTCAATGACTGTTTTCAAGACAAGTGCAACGATGATAATGGATTTTATAGACAGACACTTTTAGCCATTCGATTTCGCCTTGGAGGCCTTCAAAATGTCTTCTTTTGAATCCTCCGTAAAGCCACTTTTCTCAGCGGTTTCTAGTTTTAACCGAATCCAGTCCACCTGTTTTTGCTGCTTGCGTGCCTGACGAATCAAGTCATTCACAAGCTCGCTTTTACTCGTGTATTCTTTGCTCTCAATTTGAGATTTGAGCCATTTATCGTT
Proteins encoded in this window:
- a CDS encoding CopG family transcriptional regulator is translated as MARQSISLTEPNDKWLKSQIESKEYTSKSELVNDLIRQARKQQKQVDWIRLKLETAEKSGFTEDSKEDILKASKAKSNG